The nucleotide window AAATGCCCAAGGAAATTCACTTATTGGAACTAAAGCTTTAGAGTTATTTACTACAAAAACTGGCCTATCAATCTTTTAACACAAAAAGAGTATAATCCCGAAATTTATATCAATTTTGGAGAATTTATGAGTGCATTAGAAATTGCTGATATTATAGGAATCATTTGTTTTGCACTAAGTGGTTTTTTGATTGCTGTTCACTATAAACTTGATATTTTAGGTGTTTTTATCTCTTCATTTTTAACAGCTCTTGGTGGCGGAATGATACGAGATGTATTAGCCGATAGAACTCCTTATGTTTTTACTACAAATCTTCCAGTTATACTTGTTGTTGCAACTGTTTTAATAGCTTTATTATTTAAACTTCATAAAATTGATGATTTAGAAGGAAAAACAACTTTTATAATCTCAGATGCCATTGGTTTAGTCTCTTTTTCAATCACTGGTTCAATTGTAGCTATTCAAAATGAATTTAATTTTTTAGGTGCATTAATCCTTGCTTTTTTAACTGCTGTTGGTGGAGGAACAATAAGAGATATTTTAATAAATAGAGTTCCATCTATTTTAATCTCTGAATTTTACGCAACAGTTGCATTAATTATTGCATCTATTATGTTTATTTTAGAAGTATTACATTTAAGAAGTTTATTTACAATTACTATTGTTTTTATTTTTGGTGTTGCTCTTAGATTACTTGCATATTATAAAAAATGGCATTTACCTAAACTCTC belongs to Arcobacter defluvii and includes:
- a CDS encoding trimeric intracellular cation channel family protein — encoded protein: MSALEIADIIGIICFALSGFLIAVHYKLDILGVFISSFLTALGGGMIRDVLADRTPYVFTTNLPVILVVATVLIALLFKLHKIDDLEGKTTFIISDAIGLVSFSITGSIVAIQNEFNFLGALILAFLTAVGGGTIRDILINRVPSILISEFYATVALIIASIMFILEVLHLRSLFTITIVFIFGVALRLLAYYKKWHLPKLS